ACGTGATCGTCCTGGTCGACCCGGCCGCCCCGGACCGGGCCATCGTCAAGCGGGCCCTGGCCATCTCGGGTGGCGAGGTGACCGTGGGCGGTGACAACTCGTCGCTCAGCGTCGACAGCCGCCGGTTCGGGCCGGTCGCGCTCGACCGGGTGCTGGGGAGGGCCGCCTATCGCTACCACCCGCCCCACCAGCGGGGACGGATCGCCCGCCAGGGGGGGTTGGTACCCTGATCGGCGATGATGACCGACGAGTTGGATCGGGTGCTGGCGGCCGGGTACGTCGAGGACGTCGCCTCCCTCGACGACGCCGAGCTACGGGCCAGGCGGGCGGAATGCCAGCAGGTGGAGGCCAAGCTCTCCTACCTCCGCCGGTTGGTCCAGGGACGCCTTGACATCGTGTCGGCCGAGATCGAGCGGCGCCGCCGAGGGGTGGAGGCCGACCTGTCCGACCTCGTAGCCCGGCTGCCCGAGATCCTGGCCGACCGGTCGCGGGCCCCGGGGCCGGGGCGCATGCCCACCAACATCCAGCCGCCCGACGACGACAGCCTCACGGCCGAGCTCGACGCCATCAGCGGGCCGTCCGCCCTGGGGTCGCTGCCCGAGCTCCCCGACGAGCAGCTGACCGCCGCCGCCGACCAGCTC
This region of Actinomycetota bacterium genomic DNA includes:
- the sodX gene encoding nickel-type superoxide dismutase maturation protease — its product is MLRPRTLLSAATAAVAGLLAAAVVFGVRRVEVHGPSMLPTLAPGERLVVVRTWRVRPGDVIVLVDPAAPDRAIVKRALAISGGEVTVGGDNSSLSVDSRRFGPVALDRVLGRAAYRYHPPHQRGRIARQGGLVP
- a CDS encoding aerial mycelium formation protein translates to MMTDELDRVLAAGYVEDVASLDDAELRARRAECQQVEAKLSYLRRLVQGRLDIVSAEIERRRRGVEADLSDLVARLPEILADRSRAPGPGRMPTNIQPPDDDSLTAELDAISGPSALGSLPELPDEQLTAAADQLMDLEQRVSGQRRAVFGVIDTIQAELADRFGPGHRG